In Lasioglossum baleicum unplaced genomic scaffold, iyLasBale1 scaffold0099, whole genome shotgun sequence, a single genomic region encodes these proteins:
- the LOC143219921 gene encoding uncharacterized protein LOC143219921, whose amino-acid sequence MKYLGLLLDGRWTIEDHFEQLAPPLEQTGVALCRLLPNIGGPDELTIRMVRGYRTVSYEAFSVLEGLLPLELLAGMEARTYGIVRRRPSGLPSLGPVEADNITKEI is encoded by the exons ATGAAGTATCTCGGCCTCCTGCTGGACGGCCGATGGACCATCGAGGACCACTTCGAGCAGCTCGCCCCTCCCCTGGAACAGACGGGTGTGGCACTGTGCCGGCTCCTCCCGAACATCGGAGGGCCGGACGA ACTGACCATCAGGATGGTGAGGGGGTATCGCACCGTCTCATACGAGGCGTTCTCCGTCCTGGAGGGCCTCCTGCCGCTGGAACTGCTGGCGGGAATGGAGGCCAGAACTTACGGCATCGTGCGTCGTCGACCGAGCGGGCTCCCGAGTCTAGGACCGGTGGAAGCGGATAACATCACGAAGGAGATCTGA